In the genome of Leptospiraceae bacterium, one region contains:
- a CDS encoding ATP-binding protein — MSLSSLEQASLNKIENRILYMGKLGLFGTLKEFYCWYQYLFNEAVPMRTFLKIFMKLIKSKVFINYDNLKHEYIYNSEILFGNSVEFTFPIDLKCSPIQFVRSRMISFLKSHKVQEELLYDIIIASTEAVENAVKYSSHDEIYIKYYIENKTFYVEIRNHYEIPEIQKDIKRGKYDSSLTLMRGMLVMSKLFDEIDFDRIEDKKIAIFRASKKLK; from the coding sequence ATGAGTTTAAGTAGCCTAGAGCAAGCCAGTCTAAATAAAATCGAAAATCGCATTTTATACATGGGTAAATTAGGACTTTTTGGAACATTAAAGGAATTCTATTGTTGGTATCAATATTTGTTTAATGAGGCAGTTCCAATGCGCACTTTTCTAAAAATTTTCATGAAACTCATAAAATCAAAAGTGTTCATAAATTATGATAACCTCAAACATGAATATATTTACAATTCGGAAATATTGTTTGGAAATTCTGTTGAGTTTACGTTTCCGATTGACTTAAAGTGTTCCCCCATTCAGTTTGTTCGTTCCCGTATGATATCGTTTTTAAAATCCCATAAAGTTCAAGAAGAACTCCTCTACGATATCATCATCGCATCGACAGAAGCAGTAGAAAATGCAGTCAAGTATTCCTCCCATGATGAGATTTACATAAAATATTATATCGAAAATAAAACCTTCTATGTAGAAATTCGAAATCATTATGAAATTCCAGAAATTCAGAAAGATATTAAGCGAGGGAAATACGATAGCTCTCTAACATTAATGCGGGGTATGTTAGTAATGTCAAAACTATTCGACGAAATTGATTTCGATAGAATAGAAGATAAAAAAATAGCAATTTTTCGAGCTTCAAAAAAATTAAAATGA
- a CDS encoding carbon-nitrogen hydrolase family protein gives MPLIKISLFQKNLSEGLNLQTFKKLASLRSDFLILPSFFYSDQNVKQILELKEKTQNAVDWLLKLSQSYKGVIIGGSVVQVHEGKLYHSTPIIYDENIVDWYQKRFLNQEETSFFTAGSDIGMFMLNNIRFGVLIGEEIQNIKLIEELKNNQIHLIFNPNANPDEGKDEEALLQYENDTYLKPAKELDISIVNCDATGSFLGKKLLGRSLLATPKGISWRVLSNDLNKQILKDIMVQI, from the coding sequence ATGCCATTAATAAAAATCTCTCTCTTCCAAAAAAATTTAAGTGAAGGGCTGAATCTTCAAACCTTTAAGAAGTTGGCAAGTTTAAGATCCGATTTTCTTATTCTTCCATCTTTTTTTTATTCAGATCAAAATGTAAAACAAATCCTCGAGCTAAAAGAAAAAACACAGAATGCTGTTGATTGGCTTTTAAAACTTAGTCAATCCTACAAAGGCGTCATCATAGGCGGAAGTGTCGTACAAGTTCATGAGGGTAAATTATATCACTCCACTCCAATTATATATGATGAAAATATTGTGGATTGGTACCAAAAGCGTTTTTTAAATCAAGAAGAAACATCTTTCTTTACTGCTGGTAGTGACATTGGTATGTTTATGTTAAATAATATTCGATTTGGTGTCCTCATAGGGGAAGAAATACAAAACATAAAGTTGATAGAAGAATTAAAAAATAATCAAATCCACTTAATTTTCAATCCAAATGCTAACCCTGATGAAGGAAAAGATGAAGAAGCACTACTCCAATACGAAAATGATACCTACCTCAAGCCCGCAAAAGAATTAGATATCAGTATCGTCAATTGCGATGCTACTGGTTCATTTCTTGGGAAAAAACTTTTAGGTCGTTCCTTGCTTGCCACTCCTAAAGGAATTAGTTGGCGTGTGCTTTCCAACGATTTAAACAAACAAATTCTAAAAGACATCATGGTGCAAATTTAA
- a CDS encoding ParA family protein translates to MKFPKIISFANQKGGVGKTTSALQLSFLLSKKDFRVLLVDIDPQANTTSIFFDVHTIPIEETIYTVLKEPSVLKDNFIPKQTKWQNLSILPSTLQLSELEPSLIGAIDGFFRLQDAFSHIKNHYEFIIIDCPPNLGMLTLNALITSDYVIIPLQAAKFSLEGIKTILQTIETLNTKFHCHIQVLGALMTMFNERTTIAKTMLEEMKKYLYLFKTTISHSVIVEESYIMKEPLYTYAPKSKVLSQYQTFTEEVLNEIQKREAY, encoded by the coding sequence ATGAAATTTCCCAAAATCATTTCTTTTGCGAATCAAAAAGGAGGTGTAGGAAAGACCACATCAGCTCTTCAGTTATCATTTCTTCTGAGTAAAAAAGACTTTCGTGTTTTGTTGGTTGATATTGATCCACAAGCAAATACAACTTCTATTTTTTTTGATGTTCACACAATACCCATAGAAGAAACCATTTATACCGTTTTAAAAGAGCCGAGTGTTTTAAAAGATAATTTTATCCCCAAACAAACAAAATGGCAGAATCTTTCTATTTTACCATCAACGTTACAGCTCTCTGAGTTGGAACCCTCACTCATTGGCGCAATTGATGGTTTTTTTCGTTTGCAGGATGCATTTTCCCATATAAAAAATCACTATGAATTCATAATCATTGATTGTCCTCCGAATTTAGGAATGCTAACCCTAAATGCTTTAATCACTTCGGATTATGTCATTATTCCCTTGCAAGCAGCGAAATTTTCTTTAGAAGGAATAAAAACCATCCTTCAAACCATAGAAACATTGAACACGAAGTTTCATTGCCATATCCAAGTTTTAGGTGCATTGATGACCATGTTCAACGAAAGGACTACTATAGCGAAGACCATGTTAGAAGAAATGAAAAAATACTTATATCTTTTTAAAACCACGATTTCTCATAGTGTGATTGTAGAAGAATCCTACATTATGAAGGAACCCCTTTACACGTATGCGCCAAAATCAAAAGTTTTGAGTCAATACCAAACCTTTACTGAGGAAGTATTAAATGAAATCCAAAAAAGAGAAGCTTACTAA
- a CDS encoding DMT family transporter: protein MSQFIYDLKDKKSIKGIFWNLLSALMFYFATVFVYLGLSMDDPTSNAYVYAFYRYYVGSIVFLFLLIKKNIRLSFELPLPVFMRGITNGIAVIFFYLAIEWGETGRANVLNMTYPAFVALISGPLIREYPDFRTILSLILCIIGIFFYFIEPLLKLAHEILISDIFALLSSITAAFSIVSLRSSAKIAPTEYILFWMFFLGVFITLPFCYKNLFLLDKSDLVYLLVSAVMGVLGQWFLTISYRYLDATTGSIVSGSRIPIALLFGFFFLGEPFSFFAWMGGLLIFTSNILIALKHEFK from the coding sequence GTGAGTCAATTCATTTATGATCTGAAGGATAAGAAAAGTATAAAGGGGATATTTTGGAATCTACTTAGTGCTCTGATGTTTTACTTTGCAACAGTTTTTGTCTACCTTGGACTTTCAATGGATGATCCTACCTCAAATGCTTATGTATATGCTTTTTATCGTTATTATGTGGGAAGCATTGTGTTTTTGTTTCTTTTAATTAAGAAAAATATCCGCCTTTCCTTTGAACTTCCCTTACCTGTTTTTATGAGAGGAATTACCAATGGCATCGCAGTGATCTTTTTTTACTTGGCGATTGAATGGGGAGAGACGGGACGAGCAAATGTTTTGAACATGACGTATCCTGCTTTTGTAGCATTGATTTCCGGTCCTTTGATCAGAGAATATCCTGATTTTCGCACCATTTTGAGTCTGATTTTGTGTATTATTGGAATTTTCTTTTATTTCATTGAACCTTTATTGAAGTTAGCTCACGAAATCCTGATTTCTGATATATTTGCTCTTTTGTCATCAATCACTGCAGCTTTTTCGATTGTGTCATTAAGAAGCTCTGCTAAGATTGCTCCAACAGAATATATATTGTTTTGGATGTTTTTTTTAGGAGTTTTTATTACGCTTCCTTTTTGTTATAAAAATTTATTTTTACTTGATAAATCTGATTTAGTGTATCTTTTGGTATCAGCGGTTATGGGTGTGTTGGGTCAATGGTTTCTTACGATTTCTTATCGATACTTAGATGCCACAACGGGCAGTATTGTTTCAGGTTCAAGAATCCCAATCGCTTTGTTGTTCGGATTTTTCTTTCTTGGGGAACCATTTTCATTTTTTGCCTGGATGGGTGGTCTTTTGATTTTTACCAGCAACATCTTGATTGCTCTCAAACATGAGTTTAAGTAG
- the uvrB gene encoding excinuclease ABC subunit UvrB, with product MKKFKLISSYKPAGDQPRAIRELVEAAKSGKNQLCLVGVTGSGKTFTMAGFIEGVQKPVLVLTHNKTLAAQLYKEFKEFFPENAVEYFVSYYDYYQPEAYVPTTDLYIEKDASINDEIDRLRLRATSAVLERRDVVIVASVSAIYGLGSPEDYKESTILLDVGLTIDRDEVLKKLIFIQYVRNDVEFARGTFRVRGDTVEVIPAYRQEAVRIEWFGDEIESLSLIDPLTGKILEKLNRIIIYPAKHFITSPPRLKEAIKAIEEELKERIEFFKSQGKLLEAERIQMRTKYDLEMLMELGYCNGIENYSRHLSGRKPGEPPATLLDYFPDDFWVIIDESHVTIPQIRGMYEGDRSRKQTLVDFGFRLPSALDNRPLNFQEFEKKAKNILYVSATPAEYELNRAQVVVEQLVRPTGLLDPIVEVRPTKNQIEDLIIEIKKRIKKNQRTLVTTLTIKMAEDLTDYLRELDISVAYLHSEIDTIERVEIIRDLRKGIYDVVVGVNLLREGLDIPEVSLVAILDADKEGFLRNARSLIQTIGRAARNVDGMAILYADKITPSMKYAIEETQRRRKIQEEFNRLHGITPETIKKRIDDILPRDIELQEIEEEIKTYEELEKELELSGISISQKIEKIKKAMLEAAEKLDFEKAALLRDWMLSLEGKETAKLKFIGEQKLLELKSPKRKAIAKKKENK from the coding sequence ATGAAAAAATTCAAGCTCATCTCTTCGTATAAACCTGCAGGAGATCAACCCAGGGCTATTCGAGAACTTGTTGAAGCTGCGAAATCTGGCAAAAATCAGTTGTGTCTAGTGGGAGTAACGGGCTCAGGAAAAACCTTCACAATGGCGGGTTTTATAGAGGGCGTACAAAAACCTGTTTTGGTCCTCACCCACAATAAAACCTTAGCTGCTCAATTGTACAAAGAATTCAAAGAATTTTTTCCCGAGAATGCTGTTGAGTATTTTGTTTCTTACTATGATTACTATCAACCCGAAGCTTATGTTCCTACAACGGATCTATACATCGAAAAAGATGCGAGTATCAATGATGAGATTGATCGTCTTCGTTTGAGAGCAACTTCAGCTGTATTGGAGCGAAGGGACGTGGTGATTGTGGCTTCAGTTTCTGCAATCTATGGTTTGGGTTCTCCAGAGGATTACAAAGAAAGCACCATCTTGTTGGATGTAGGACTCACGATAGATCGGGATGAGGTTTTAAAGAAACTCATCTTTATTCAATATGTTCGAAATGACGTTGAATTCGCAAGGGGAACTTTTCGGGTTCGTGGTGATACGGTTGAAGTCATCCCAGCATATCGTCAAGAGGCAGTTCGTATTGAATGGTTTGGCGACGAGATTGAATCTTTGAGCTTGATTGATCCTTTAACTGGCAAAATATTAGAAAAACTCAATCGCATCATCATTTATCCTGCAAAACACTTTATCACATCACCCCCAAGACTAAAAGAAGCCATCAAAGCCATAGAAGAAGAACTCAAAGAAAGAATAGAGTTTTTCAAAAGCCAAGGGAAGTTATTAGAAGCAGAGCGAATCCAAATGAGAACAAAATATGACTTAGAAATGCTCATGGAATTGGGTTATTGTAATGGGATTGAAAACTACTCAAGGCATCTATCGGGAAGAAAGCCAGGAGAACCTCCAGCAACACTACTGGATTATTTTCCGGATGATTTTTGGGTGATCATTGATGAAAGTCACGTCACAATCCCACAGATTCGAGGAATGTACGAAGGAGATCGTTCACGAAAGCAAACCTTAGTTGATTTTGGATTTCGATTGCCTTCAGCTCTGGATAATCGTCCTTTGAACTTTCAAGAATTCGAAAAGAAAGCAAAAAACATTTTGTATGTTTCAGCAACACCAGCAGAGTATGAATTAAACAGAGCTCAAGTTGTAGTAGAACAATTAGTAAGACCAACGGGACTTTTGGATCCAATTGTTGAAGTGCGACCTACAAAAAATCAGATTGAAGATTTGATCATAGAAATCAAAAAACGAATCAAAAAAAATCAAAGAACCTTAGTAACAACTTTGACCATCAAGATGGCAGAGGATTTGACAGATTACCTACGGGAGTTAGATATTTCTGTTGCTTATCTACATTCAGAGATTGATACCATAGAAAGAGTGGAAATCATTCGAGATTTAAGAAAAGGAATTTATGATGTGGTAGTAGGAGTAAATTTACTCAGGGAAGGATTGGATATTCCTGAGGTTTCCCTCGTTGCCATTTTGGATGCTGACAAAGAAGGCTTTTTGCGAAATGCTCGTTCTTTGATCCAGACTATCGGAAGAGCTGCAAGAAATGTTGATGGTATGGCAATTCTTTATGCTGATAAAATCACACCCTCAATGAAATATGCGATTGAAGAAACTCAACGAAGAAGAAAAATCCAAGAAGAATTCAACCGACTTCATGGTATCACGCCAGAAACCATCAAAAAGAGAATTGATGACATCTTACCAAGAGACATAGAGCTCCAAGAAATCGAAGAAGAAATAAAAACATACGAAGAATTAGAAAAAGAATTAGAATTGTCAGGAATTTCGATTTCTCAGAAAATAGAAAAAATCAAAAAAGCCATGTTGGAAGCAGCAGAAAAATTGGACTTCGAGAAAGCCGCCCTTCTTCGGGACTGGATGTTGAGCTTAGAGGGAAAAGAAACTGCCAAACTAAAATTCATAGGAGAGCAAAAATTGCTTGAACTCAAATCTCCAAAAAGAAAAGCAATAGCAAAAAAAAAAGAGAATAAATGA